In Penaeus vannamei isolate JL-2024 chromosome 14, ASM4276789v1, whole genome shotgun sequence, one DNA window encodes the following:
- the LOC113809949 gene encoding beta,beta-carotene 15,15'-dioxygenase — protein sequence MGRSLFSIVILGLLTFAHAEPDPPTSSWLRHCEKDTPTPVKGVVEGVVPAWLEGRLTRVGPGARHVGDTSYRHLFDPLALLHLITVQGGEVTYTSKYLDSDAYRANMEANRIVVGGFGTAPFPDPCRTLFDSVASWFSRPPKIMDNCLVNVLQVKDQMVAMTETDEVRVVDPETLDTLGDKLMISEYVAVRQATAHPHVDPDGTVYNLASSGNRNGPTYNIISLRNGEIEQAKMEASINARWRFHPGYMHSYAITENYFILLETPFTFSIGALLAGQYFGKSFEEAMVWFPNEKVHFRVIDRRTGQEHPTTFTSDAFFTFHHINAYETSDDMLVIDVSHIQSGEIVKSLYYSNLKKANDDPTKLKFDSVAKRFILPLGDVSGMPDESELLEGVPDAKVENRAGDSASAKKVSDNTIHLEALTLNPIFFEMPRINYDYNGKQYRYAYGASNEGMVLDFTTLVKLDVKTGEEKVWTDPAYFVSEPVYVASPDSKSSGVEDDGVVLSLLLHRTNPRLISFLVLDAQNFNQIAKVDFEAQGTVTPTFHGQFVSSFDQVHGY from the exons ATGGGGCGGTCGCTCTTCTCAATA GTCATCCTAGGTCTGCTGACCTTCGCCCACGCGGAGCCTGACCCGCCGACCTCCTCGTGGCTCCGTCACTGCGAGAAGGACACGCCCACTCCCGTCAAGGGCGTGGTCGAGGGCGTAGTTCCTGCCTGGCTTGAAGGACGTCTTACGAGAGTGGGTCCTGGGGCGCGACATGTCGGAGACACGTCCTACAGGCACTTGTTTGATCCTTTGGCCCTCCTCCACTTGATCACCGTCCAGGGGGGGGAGGTCACCTACACGTCGAA GTACCTCGACAGCGACGCCTACAGAGCCAACATGGAAGCCAACCGCATTGTTGTCGGAGGTTTTGGCACCGCGCCCTTCCCGGATCCATGTCGCACCTTGTTTGACAGCGTAGCCTCTTGGTTCTCTCGGCCACCCAAGATTATGGATAACTGCCTGGTGAATGTCCTCCAAGTGAAGGACCAGATGGTTGCCATGACGGAGACCGACGAAGTGAGGGTTGTGGATCCGGAGACTTTGGATACTCTCGGAGACAAG CTGATGATATCGGAGTATGTTGCAGTTCGACAAGCCACCGCCCACCCTCACGTCGATCCGGACGGCACCGTCTACAACCTTGCTTCTTCCGGCAACAGGAACGGCCCCACCTATAACATCATTTCTCTTCGCAACGGGGAGATTGAACAGGCGAAAATGGAGGCGTCGATTAACGCAAGGTGGAGGTTCCATCCAGGATACATGCACAGCTATGCCATCACCGAAAATTACTTCATTCTCCTCGAAACACCTTTCACGTTTAGCATCGGTGCCCTCCTGGCCGGCCAATACTTCGGCAAAAGCTTCGAGGAGGCTATGGTGTGGTTCCCCAACGAGAAGGTCCACTTCCGGGTGATTGACCGGCGGACCGGGCAGGAGCACCCGACCACCTTCACCTCCGACGCCTTCTTCACCTTCCATCACATCAACGCCTACGAGACGAGTGATGACATGCTGGTCATCGACGTCTCCCACATCCAGTCGGGGGAGATCGTGAAGTCTCTCTACTACTCCAATCTCAAAAAGGCCAACGACGACCCGACGAAGTTGAAATTCGACTCTGTGGCCAAGAGGTTTATCTTGCCCTTGGGAGATGTCAGCGGAATGCCCGACGAAAGTGAGCTCCTGGAGGGCGTGCCAGATGCCAAAGTGGAGAACCGCGCAGGAGACTCAGCTTCCGCAAAGAAAGTCAGTGACAACACTATTCACCTTGAggccctcaccctcaaccctatTTTCTTTGAAATGCCAAGGATAAATTATGACTACAATGGTAAACAATACCGCTATGCTTACGGCGCAAGTAACGAAGGGATGGTCCTCGACTTTACAACGCTGGTCAAGTTAGACGTCAAAACAGGGGAGGAAAAAGTATGGACGGACCCTGCATACTTCGTCTCAGAACCAGTCTATGTGGCTTCTCCTGACAGCAAGTCCTCTGGAGTAGAAGATGACGGTGTAGTGTTGTCTCTCCTACTTCACAGGACGAATCCTCGACTTATTTCATTTTTAGTTCTAGACGCACAAAATTTCAACCAGATTGCCAAGGTTGACTTTGAAGCCCAAGGGACTGTAACGCCTACATTCCATGGTCAATTTGTCAGTTCATTCGACCAGGTTCATGGTTATTAA